Proteins encoded within one genomic window of Oncorhynchus mykiss isolate Arlee chromosome 27, USDA_OmykA_1.1, whole genome shotgun sequence:
- the LOC110507200 gene encoding olfactory receptor 52N5-like, with product MYPIFFSLLFVYLALLVSNIGVLVAIITERSLHQPMYILFCNLSVNDLIGNTVLLPRLMADIVSTERFITYSQCVAQAFFSHTFGSASHMILIIGLTIRLSRCSSIIQNAYCDNASLFKLSCENVSINNIYGLFFTVLLFTSSMGSIAVTYFRIAVICWTKKSKELNNRAFQTCASHLVLYLIMLWSGFLTIILHRFPDYPYLRKLAYVLFHVVPANLNPIIYGLQTKSLKQKIIQILSRKVTHS from the exons ATGTATCCAATTTTTTTCTCCTTGCTGTTTGTCTATCTCGCCCTCCTTGTGTCTAACATTGGAGTCCTGGTCGCCATCATCACAGAGAGAAGCTTGCACCAACCAATGTACATCCtcttctgtaacctgtctgtaaatgATCTGATTGGCAACACTGTCTTGTTGCCTCGCCTCATGGCTGACATTGTTTCAACTGAGAGGTTTATCACGTACAGCCAATGTGTTGCTCAGGCCTTTTTCAGTCACACGTTTGGATCAGCCTCACATATGATACTGATCATT GGTCTCACCATAAGGCTTTCCCGCTGCAGTTCAATCATTCAGAATGCTTATTGTGACAATGCATCATTGTTCAAGCTGTCCTGTGAGAATGTTTCAATCAACAACATCTATGGACTCTTTTTCACTGTGCTGCTCTTTACTTCATCAATGGGAAGCATCGCTGTCACTTATTTCAGGATTGCTGTGATTTGCTGGACCAAGAAAAGCAAAGAGCTGAACAACAGAGCGTTTCAGACCTGTGCAAGCCACCTGGTACTGTATCTCATTATGCTGTGGAGTGGGTTTCTAACCATCATACTGCATCGCTTTCCAGACTATCCATATTTGAGAAAACTGGCTTACGTTCTATTTCATGTCGTCCCTGCTAATTTGAATCCAATTATCTACGGCTTGCAAACAAAGTCATTGAAGCAGAAAATTATACAAATACTCAGCCGGAAAGTTACACACTCTTAA
- the LOC110507268 gene encoding putative gustatory receptor clone PTE03 encodes MLSMESLAIAPSGVYPAFLFGTLTYCFIVFCNVTVLSTIALDRKLHKPMFILLFNMPINDLIGATAFFPQLLVSILAQNRSISYPACYLQALLVHLYGAGSLTILTGMAYDRYIAICCPLRYNSIMSSNNLMKIIIFMWLLVITLIVVLLALVTRFKICRTTIVDIYCNNPSLVRLICDDTRVNNHYGLLITAVFQGVSLMVVIFTYIQILLSCVMNKSSDARSKAIQTCGTHLVVFLFLEFNACFSLITHRFEQAAPSLRRAFGVSVMVFPPILNPLIYGLKTKEIRQNVLGFYKRKVSSVK; translated from the coding sequence ATGTTGagcatggaatcactggccataGCTCCATCAGGTGTTTACCCAGCATTCCTTTTTGGAACCCTTACGTACTGTTTCATTGTGTTTTGTAACGTGACGGTTTTATCCACCATAGCCCTGGACAGAAAGCTGCATAAACCCATGTTTATCCTACTCTTCAACATGCCTATCAATGACTTGATTGGTGCTACAGCCTTCTTCCCTCAGCTGTTGGTGAGCATCCTGGCTCAGAACAGGTCCATCTCCTACCCTGCATGCTACCTCCAAGCTCTGCTCGTCCACCTGTACGGAGCTGGCTCCTTAACTATCCTGACTGGCATGGCTTATGACAGGTATATTGCAATCTGCTGTCCACTGAGGTATAACTCCATCATGAGTTCCAATAACTTGATGAAAATCATCATTTTCATGTGGCTTTTGGTCATTACCCTGATTGTGGTTCTGTTGGCTCTGGTCACTCGCTTCAAGATCTGCAGAACAACAATAGTGGACATTTATTGTAACAATCCGTCATTGGTGAGGCTCATTTGTGATGACACACGTGTAAACAACCACTATGGGTTGTTGATAACAGCTGTCTTTCAGGGTGTATCGTTGATGGTGGTTATATTTACATATATCCAGATCCTGCTCAGCTGTGTCATGAATAAGTCATCTGATGCCCGGAGCAAGGCCATTCAGACATGTGGTACACATCTTGTAGTGTTCTTATTCTTAGAGTTCAACGCCTGCTTTAGCCTGATAACTCATCGATTTGAGCAAGCAGCCCCTTCCTTGAGGAGGGCTTTTGGGGTGTCAGTTATGGTGTTCCCTCCCATTCTCAATCCCCTCATATATGGTCTAAAAACTAAAGAAATTCGACAAAATGTTCTGGGTTTCTACAAACGGAAG